One segment of Variovorax sp. PAMC28562 DNA contains the following:
- the gspG gene encoding type II secretion system major pseudopilin GspG, whose amino-acid sequence MVVLVIIGVLAALIVPNVIERADDARVTAAKTDVNNLMQALKLYRLDNQRYPTAEQGLQALLVRPTAGPAAPNWKPYVEKLPNDPWGRSYQYMNPGIKGEIDVLSLGADGQPGGEGKNADIGSWQ is encoded by the coding sequence ATGGTGGTGCTGGTCATCATCGGCGTGCTGGCGGCGCTGATAGTGCCGAACGTGATCGAGCGGGCCGACGATGCGCGCGTCACGGCGGCCAAGACCGATGTCAACAACCTGATGCAGGCGCTCAAGCTGTATCGCCTGGACAACCAGCGCTACCCGACGGCCGAACAAGGGCTGCAGGCGCTGCTGGTGAGGCCCACGGCGGGGCCTGCCGCGCCCAACTGGAAGCCGTATGTCGAGAAGCTGCCCAACGACCCGTGGGGCCGCTCCTACCAGTACATGAACCCGGGCATCAAGGGCGAAATCGATGTGCTCTCGCTCGGTGCCGATGGCCAGCCCGGTGGCGAAGGCAAGAATGCCGACATCGGCAGTTGGCAATAG
- the gspK gene encoding type II secretion system minor pseudopilin GspK, whose protein sequence is MKTRSTSASRHASFSLVRQRGAALLAAMLTVTLVATFAAAALWQQWRATEVEAAERSRVQAAWVLIGALDWSRLILREDARAGGPDSLAEPWAVPLEEARLSSFLADDKNIASDALEGLPDAFLSGRIIDAQSKLNVMNLVSGGKPVPASVAAFSKLFELLGLPAQEVGVLTANLQRAAPATISATAAGANTTQGAAAATAAIATANVAGSTGSAGTTAASGGTASTTGATGTSDPNGPLLPQRTGQLVWLGLSPSTVTAISPYVTILPVGTRLNLNTAAAEALFASVPTLDLAGAKRLVAQRTRTPFKTVADAGTVVPQVAAELKDTEFDVGTRFFEVEGRLRIDRTYVEEHSLLQRDGVEVKLVWRERGAGATAVAGKP, encoded by the coding sequence ATGAAAACCCGTTCGACTTCGGCCTCGCGCCACGCATCGTTCTCGCTGGTTCGCCAACGCGGGGCCGCGCTGCTGGCGGCGATGCTCACCGTGACGCTGGTCGCAACTTTCGCTGCCGCCGCACTCTGGCAGCAATGGCGCGCCACCGAAGTCGAAGCCGCCGAACGCAGCCGGGTGCAGGCGGCGTGGGTATTGATCGGCGCGCTCGACTGGTCGCGCCTCATTCTGCGAGAAGACGCGCGTGCAGGTGGCCCCGACTCGCTCGCCGAACCGTGGGCGGTGCCGCTGGAGGAAGCGCGGCTTTCGAGCTTTCTGGCAGACGACAAGAACATTGCAAGCGATGCGCTCGAAGGGCTGCCCGACGCCTTTTTGTCGGGCCGAATCATCGATGCGCAATCGAAGCTCAACGTGATGAACCTGGTGTCGGGCGGCAAGCCGGTCCCGGCGTCGGTCGCGGCATTTTCAAAGCTGTTCGAGCTGCTCGGACTGCCGGCACAAGAGGTAGGGGTGCTCACCGCCAACCTGCAACGTGCAGCGCCCGCCACAATTTCGGCGACGGCTGCCGGCGCCAATACGACGCAAGGCGCGGCGGCCGCGACGGCAGCCATTGCGACGGCCAACGTCGCAGGCAGCACGGGGAGCGCCGGAACGACCGCAGCGAGCGGTGGCACCGCGAGCACCACAGGTGCAACCGGCACCAGCGATCCCAACGGCCCGCTTTTACCGCAACGCACAGGCCAACTCGTATGGCTTGGCCTGTCGCCATCGACCGTGACCGCGATTTCGCCCTATGTGACGATCCTGCCGGTCGGCACGCGGCTCAACCTCAATACCGCCGCAGCCGAGGCGCTGTTCGCGAGCGTCCCCACGCTCGACTTGGCCGGCGCCAAGCGGTTGGTAGCGCAGCGTACGCGGACCCCGTTCAAAACCGTGGCGGACGCAGGGACTGTGGTGCCGCAAGTTGCTGCAGAGCTCAAGGATACGGAGTTCGACGTCGGCACCCGGTTTTTCGAAGTCGAAGGCCGTCTGCGAATCGACCGCACCTATGTCGAAGAGCATTCCTTGCTCCAGCGAGATGGCGTCGAAGTGAAGCTGGTATGGCGCGAACGTGGCGCCGGCGCCACGGCTGTGGCCGGCAAACCATGA
- a CDS encoding OsmC family protein — protein sequence MECTVSWTGNAGTQSAMGFVAETGSGHVLTMDGAVDETKPENGGRNQAPRPMETLLAGTGGCTAYDVVMILKRGRHKVERCSVKLTSTRAEKDPKVFTTIHMHFTVAGKGIPASAVERAIALSHDTYCSATIMLGKTAEITTSFDLIET from the coding sequence ATGGAATGCACAGTGAGCTGGACTGGAAATGCCGGCACGCAATCGGCAATGGGCTTTGTCGCAGAAACCGGCAGTGGCCACGTTTTGACAATGGACGGCGCAGTGGACGAGACGAAACCTGAAAACGGTGGGCGCAATCAGGCGCCGCGTCCGATGGAAACGCTTTTGGCCGGCACCGGTGGTTGTACTGCGTATGACGTGGTAATGATCTTGAAGCGCGGGCGCCACAAGGTCGAGCGTTGCAGCGTCAAGCTGACCAGCACGCGGGCTGAGAAGGATCCCAAAGTGTTCACAACGATCCATATGCACTTCACCGTCGCCGGCAAAGGCATCCCAGCCTCTGCGGTCGAGCGTGCCATCGCGCTAAGCCACGACACTTATTGCTCTGCGACCATCATGCTTGGCAAGACGGCTGAGATCACGACCAGTTTCGACCTGATCGAGACTTGA
- the gspD gene encoding type II secretion system secretin GspD, with protein MKHLSSHGVRIGLVALAAQILIAACIPSAFAQDVAGPRRGEPITLNFNNAEIESVARTLAVVTGRDVVVDPRVKGTINLQTDRPISPAAAFNQFAAALRLQGFAIVQADGLYKIVPEADAKLQSSAVTTSTSATSTLSGNQIVTQVFKLNYESAANLLPVLRPLIAPNNTINVNPGNNSLVITDYAENMRRLARIVAALDVPNAGDVDIIPLKHSVATDLVPLVTRLLEGTGSQGTAPGTVDASFRTTLLAEPRSNAIIVRAANPARAQLVRTLVDKLDRAPIDSGNGAAGNIYVIYLKNSDAVKLAATLRAALSTEARGGSAAGASFPNATGIQPVSQVQPTQAGTSAANTPLNNTNQPSTGGQIQADPSTNSLIITAAEPQYRQIRAVVDKLDSRRAQVMIESLIIEVSATKAAEFGVQWQSALGGSGENVGVLGTNSSLGGQNIIDLAVGIATKNAATRPSTGINFGIGHKINGKYVLGFLARFLESNGEGNTLSTPNLLTLDNEEAKIVIGQNVPFVTGQYASTNGNTSTINPFTTVERKDVGLTLRVRPQINENGTVKLAIFQEVSNVDPATRTDINGPTTNKRSIESNVLVEDGSIVMLGGLLQDDYSRSNEKVPLAGDIPIIGNLFKSETRSRNKTNLMIFLRPVVIRDGAASEAFAYDRYDAIRAQQIAIQPESNLALRGVSEAPLLPELPPSKLGNTRIEGTRLIPPPLVNESFKPVAPSPLRGALPPTADPTSTRELP; from the coding sequence ATGAAGCACTTGTCTTCGCATGGCGTTCGCATCGGTCTGGTCGCACTCGCGGCACAGATTTTGATAGCGGCTTGCATTCCATCAGCGTTCGCGCAAGACGTCGCGGGCCCGCGCCGCGGCGAGCCGATCACGCTCAACTTCAACAACGCCGAAATCGAATCGGTAGCGCGCACGCTGGCCGTCGTCACCGGCCGCGACGTGGTGGTCGACCCGCGCGTCAAGGGCACCATCAATCTGCAAACCGATCGGCCGATCTCGCCGGCCGCCGCCTTCAACCAGTTCGCTGCCGCACTGCGACTGCAGGGCTTTGCGATCGTGCAGGCCGACGGCCTCTACAAGATCGTTCCCGAAGCCGACGCCAAACTGCAAAGCAGCGCGGTGACAACGTCGACCAGCGCCACCTCGACGCTCTCTGGCAACCAGATCGTCACGCAGGTCTTCAAGCTCAACTACGAGTCGGCGGCCAACCTGCTGCCGGTGCTGCGCCCGCTCATCGCGCCCAACAACACGATCAATGTGAACCCAGGCAACAACTCGCTGGTCATTACCGACTATGCCGAGAACATGCGCCGCCTGGCGCGCATCGTGGCCGCACTCGACGTGCCGAACGCCGGTGATGTCGACATCATTCCGCTCAAGCATTCGGTCGCCACCGACCTGGTGCCCCTGGTCACGCGACTGCTCGAAGGCACCGGCTCGCAAGGTACGGCGCCCGGCACGGTCGACGCGTCGTTTCGCACCACGCTGCTGGCCGAACCGCGCAGCAATGCCATCATCGTGCGGGCCGCGAATCCGGCGCGCGCGCAGCTTGTTCGCACGCTGGTCGACAAGCTCGACCGCGCGCCCATCGACAGCGGCAACGGTGCAGCTGGCAACATCTACGTCATCTACCTCAAGAACTCAGACGCGGTGAAGTTGGCCGCCACGCTGCGGGCTGCGCTGTCGACCGAAGCGCGCGGCGGCAGTGCTGCGGGTGCGTCGTTTCCCAACGCGACGGGCATTCAACCGGTGTCGCAGGTGCAGCCCACCCAGGCCGGCACGTCGGCCGCCAACACGCCGCTCAACAACACCAACCAGCCGTCGACCGGCGGCCAGATCCAGGCCGATCCGTCGACCAATTCGCTGATCATCACAGCGGCAGAGCCGCAATACCGACAGATTCGTGCGGTCGTCGACAAGCTCGACAGTCGCCGCGCACAGGTCATGATCGAAAGCCTGATCATCGAAGTGAGCGCCACCAAGGCGGCGGAGTTTGGCGTGCAATGGCAGAGCGCGCTGGGCGGCAGCGGAGAAAACGTCGGGGTGCTCGGCACCAACTCGAGCCTGGGCGGTCAAAACATCATCGACCTGGCCGTAGGCATCGCCACCAAGAACGCGGCAACGCGGCCTTCTACCGGCATCAACTTCGGCATCGGCCACAAGATCAATGGAAAGTACGTGCTCGGCTTTCTGGCGCGCTTTCTTGAAAGCAACGGCGAAGGCAACACGCTGTCCACGCCCAACCTGCTGACACTCGACAACGAGGAAGCCAAGATCGTGATCGGCCAAAACGTACCTTTCGTGACGGGTCAATACGCGAGCACCAACGGCAACACTTCGACGATCAACCCGTTCACCACGGTCGAGCGCAAGGACGTCGGCCTGACATTGCGCGTGCGGCCGCAGATCAACGAGAACGGCACCGTCAAGCTGGCGATCTTTCAGGAAGTGTCGAACGTCGATCCGGCCACTCGCACCGACATCAATGGCCCGACCACCAACAAGCGTTCGATCGAATCCAACGTGCTGGTCGAAGACGGCAGCATCGTCATGTTGGGCGGCCTGCTGCAGGACGACTACTCGCGCTCGAACGAAAAAGTGCCGCTGGCCGGCGACATTCCGATCATCGGCAACCTGTTCAAGAGCGAAACCCGCTCGCGCAACAAGACCAACCTGATGATCTTTCTGCGACCGGTCGTGATTCGCGACGGCGCTGCCAGCGAAGCCTTTGCCTACGACCGCTACGACGCGATCCGTGCGCAACAGATCGCGATCCAGCCGGAAAGCAACCTCGCGCTGCGCGGTGTGAGCGAGGCACCTTTGCTGCCCGAACTGCCACCGTCGAAGCTGGGCAACACCCGCATAGAAGGCACCCGCCTGATACCTCCACCGCTGGTGAACGAGAGCTTCAAGCCGGTTGCACCCAGCCCCTTGCGCGGTGCCCTGCCGCCGACCGCGGATCCGACGAGCACACGCGAATTGCCCTGA
- the gspI gene encoding type II secretion system minor pseudopilin GspI → MRSCRSNGSSRGFTLIEVLVALAIVAIALAAGTQATMALTRNAQRQSDVLLAQLCVENELVKARLARVMPPVGEAGSVCTQANTSFGMTVSTTQTLNPNFRRVDVQVRDATEATVLRVSTVVGRY, encoded by the coding sequence ATGAGGTCATGTCGATCGAACGGAAGCTCTCGCGGCTTCACCCTGATCGAAGTGCTGGTCGCACTCGCCATCGTCGCCATCGCACTGGCCGCGGGCACCCAAGCCACCATGGCCTTGACTCGCAATGCGCAACGGCAATCCGACGTGTTGCTGGCTCAGCTTTGCGTAGAGAACGAACTCGTCAAGGCACGGCTCGCCCGCGTGATGCCGCCCGTCGGCGAGGCCGGCTCCGTGTGCACCCAGGCCAACACCAGTTTCGGCATGACGGTTTCGACCACGCAAACGCTCAACCCCAACTTCAGGCGCGTCGACGTGCAGGTGCGCGACGCGACCGAAGCCACGGTGCTTCGGGTGTCCACCGTGGTCGGGAGGTACTGA
- the ilvA gene encoding threonine ammonia-lyase, biosynthetic: MPTSLTPADYLKKILTARVYDVAVESALEPAKALSARLGNTVLLKREDQQPVFSFKLRGAYNKMAHLSAQQLANGVICASAGNHAQGVALGAQKLGARAVVVMPVTTPELKVNAVRALGGEVHLHGDSYSDAYAHALELQTAQGLTFVHPFDDPDVIAGQGTIAMEILRQHQGRLDAVFVAIGGGGLISGVANYIKAVRPEIKVIGVQMSDSDAMMQSVAAKRRVTLVDVGLFSDGTAVKLVGEETFRIAADLVDEFMTVDTDAVCAGIKDVFIDTRSIVEPAGALAVAAVKQYVETHGTRGETYAVILCGANMNFDRLRFVAERAEVGEEREALFAVTIPEERGSFRRFCELVGEVPGASRNVTEFNYRISDASEAHVFVGLTTSTRGESKTIADTFVAHGFGTIDLTHDELAKEHIRHMVGGRTGLAHEERLLRFVFPERPGALLKFLSLMRPNWNISLFHYRNQGADYGRILVGLQVPAADHGAFSEFLETLGYPYVDETANPVYRLFLKA, translated from the coding sequence ATGCCCACCTCGCTCACTCCCGCCGACTATCTGAAGAAGATCCTGACGGCGCGCGTGTACGACGTGGCGGTCGAATCCGCGCTGGAACCTGCCAAGGCGTTGAGCGCTCGCCTCGGCAATACGGTTCTGCTCAAGCGCGAAGACCAGCAACCCGTGTTCAGCTTCAAGCTGCGCGGCGCGTACAACAAGATGGCGCACCTGAGCGCCCAACAGTTGGCGAACGGCGTGATCTGCGCTTCGGCCGGTAACCATGCGCAAGGCGTGGCGCTGGGCGCGCAAAAACTCGGCGCACGCGCGGTGGTGGTGATGCCGGTTACCACGCCCGAACTCAAGGTAAACGCAGTGCGCGCGCTGGGCGGTGAAGTGCATCTGCACGGCGACAGCTACTCCGACGCCTATGCACATGCGCTCGAACTGCAAACGGCACAGGGCCTGACTTTCGTCCATCCGTTCGATGACCCCGATGTCATTGCCGGCCAGGGCACCATCGCCATGGAAATCCTGCGCCAACATCAGGGTCGACTCGATGCGGTGTTCGTCGCCATCGGCGGCGGCGGCTTGATCTCCGGCGTGGCCAACTACATCAAGGCCGTTCGACCCGAGATCAAGGTCATCGGCGTGCAAATGAGCGACTCCGACGCGATGATGCAATCGGTCGCAGCCAAACGACGCGTGACGCTCGTCGATGTGGGCTTGTTCTCCGATGGGACGGCCGTCAAGCTGGTCGGCGAAGAGACTTTTCGCATCGCTGCTGACCTGGTCGACGAGTTCATGACGGTCGACACCGATGCCGTGTGCGCCGGCATCAAGGACGTGTTCATCGACACGCGCAGCATCGTCGAGCCAGCGGGCGCATTGGCCGTGGCCGCCGTCAAGCAGTACGTGGAAACGCACGGCACGCGCGGCGAAACCTACGCAGTGATCCTGTGCGGCGCCAACATGAACTTCGACCGCTTGCGCTTCGTCGCGGAACGGGCCGAAGTCGGCGAAGAACGCGAAGCACTTTTCGCCGTCACCATTCCTGAAGAGCGCGGCAGCTTTCGCCGCTTCTGCGAACTGGTGGGCGAGGTGCCGGGTGCATCACGCAACGTCACCGAGTTCAACTACCGCATCAGCGACGCCAGCGAGGCGCATGTGTTCGTCGGCCTCACGACCTCGACGCGTGGCGAATCGAAGACGATTGCCGACACCTTCGTCGCGCACGGGTTCGGCACGATCGATCTCACGCACGACGAGTTGGCCAAGGAGCACATTCGCCACATGGTCGGCGGCCGGACAGGGCTCGCGCATGAAGAACGACTGCTGCGCTTCGTGTTCCCGGAGCGGCCGGGCGCTCTGTTGAAGTTCTTGAGCCTGATGCGGCCGAACTGGAACATCAGCCTGTTTCACTACCGCAACCAGGGCGCAGACTACGGCCGAATTCTGGTCGGGCTCCAGGTACCCGCGGCCGACCATGGCGCCTTTAGCGAATTTCTCGAAACACTCGGTTATCCGTATGTCGACGAAACCGCCAACCCGGTCTATCGGCTGTTCCTGAAGGCTTGA
- the gspL gene encoding type II secretion system protein GspL: protein MPQLLVVAPLSPAAASAELAWAAWSNDGRRLRAQGSALPALLPSSDEVTLCVPASMLSWHQLTLPPGSLSGAVRLRSVLNGLLEDRLLDEPELLHFALEPGARAGGSVWVAACNRIWLRSWVQALEAANRRIARIIPEFTPQPVGAAAMLVATGEPGAAQLTVCDTAGVSVLPLDSASLALIGPLPESAALLAEPGVAELADGLFNRRVPIVKPAERWMQASNSPWDLAQFDLASTGRARASKKLASITQALLRAPRWRAARWGAVVLVMAQLFGLNAWAWKERSALDAKRSAVRTVLTQTFPSVQLVVDAPLQMAREVSALQQATGGVAGADLEPMLGALAASLPPGRVPTAIDYSAGQLRLRGLGLQPSDENGLATTLSARGYSARLEGDLLLVQAEAAR from the coding sequence ATGCCTCAGTTACTGGTTGTTGCTCCCCTGTCACCCGCCGCGGCCAGCGCTGAACTGGCGTGGGCGGCGTGGTCGAATGACGGGCGGCGGCTGCGTGCGCAGGGCAGCGCACTCCCCGCGCTGCTGCCGTCCAGCGATGAAGTGACGCTGTGCGTGCCGGCCTCGATGTTGTCGTGGCACCAGCTCACCCTGCCACCGGGCAGCCTGAGTGGCGCTGTACGGCTGCGCTCGGTGCTCAACGGCCTGCTCGAAGACCGGCTGCTCGACGAGCCCGAGCTTCTCCACTTCGCGCTGGAGCCCGGCGCGCGCGCGGGCGGCTCGGTCTGGGTCGCCGCCTGCAACCGCATCTGGCTGCGCAGCTGGGTGCAGGCGCTAGAAGCCGCCAACCGGCGCATCGCCCGCATCATTCCTGAATTCACCCCGCAGCCGGTCGGCGCAGCAGCCATGCTGGTTGCAACCGGCGAACCCGGCGCGGCGCAACTCACCGTCTGCGATACGGCTGGGGTGTCGGTGCTGCCGCTCGACAGCGCCAGCCTCGCGTTGATCGGGCCCTTGCCGGAGAGCGCCGCGTTGCTGGCCGAACCCGGCGTCGCGGAGTTGGCCGATGGCCTTTTCAATCGCCGCGTGCCGATCGTCAAGCCCGCCGAGCGCTGGATGCAGGCCAGCAACTCGCCGTGGGACTTGGCCCAGTTCGACCTCGCCTCGACCGGCCGCGCGCGCGCCAGCAAAAAGCTCGCATCGATCACGCAGGCGCTTCTGCGTGCACCGCGCTGGCGAGCTGCCCGATGGGGCGCCGTAGTGCTTGTGATGGCGCAGCTCTTCGGCCTCAATGCCTGGGCCTGGAAAGAACGCAGCGCGCTGGATGCCAAGCGCAGCGCGGTACGCACGGTGCTGACTCAAACCTTTCCCTCGGTGCAACTGGTGGTCGATGCGCCGCTGCAAATGGCGCGCGAAGTCTCCGCACTGCAGCAGGCAACCGGCGGTGTGGCCGGCGCCGACCTCGAACCAATGCTCGGAGCACTGGCAGCCAGCCTGCCGCCGGGTCGCGTGCCCACGGCGATCGACTACAGCGCCGGACAACTCCGGCTGCGCGGCCTGGGCTTGCAGCCGAGCGACGAAAACGGCTTGGCGACCACGCTCTCGGCACGAGGCTACAGCGCCCGGCTCGAAGGCGACTTGCTGCTGGTGCAAGCGGAGGCGGCCCGATGA
- a CDS encoding type II secretion system protein J, with protein sequence MRKPSAAGFTLIELMVAIAVMALLAIMSWRGLDGMSRAHEQNRARGDAVLTLQTTLSQWSADLDATIALSQTHPIDWDGRTLRLTRRGPDQAQPVVYVVAWTVRGDTDGVQRWRRWQSAPFVTRTEWQLAWDRAATWAQGGGSDARGADVALMPLQNWQIAYFRDNLWTAAVTSEALGTENPVPDGVRLVLDLPPGPALAGQLVRDWVRPTANVPKS encoded by the coding sequence ATGCGCAAACCTTCCGCCGCAGGCTTCACGCTCATCGAGCTGATGGTCGCCATCGCGGTGATGGCGTTGCTCGCGATCATGAGCTGGCGTGGCCTCGACGGCATGAGCCGCGCGCACGAACAAAACCGCGCGCGCGGCGACGCCGTGCTCACACTGCAGACCACGCTGTCGCAATGGAGCGCCGATCTCGACGCAACGATCGCGCTGTCGCAAACGCATCCGATCGACTGGGACGGCCGCACCCTGCGGCTGACGCGGCGCGGCCCCGATCAGGCACAGCCCGTGGTGTACGTGGTCGCATGGACGGTGCGCGGCGACACCGATGGCGTCCAGCGCTGGCGTCGTTGGCAATCCGCCCCCTTCGTGACGCGCACGGAGTGGCAGTTGGCGTGGGATCGTGCGGCCACTTGGGCACAAGGCGGCGGCAGCGATGCCCGTGGTGCCGATGTGGCGCTGATGCCATTGCAGAACTGGCAGATCGCTTACTTTCGCGACAACCTGTGGACCGCAGCGGTGACCAGCGAAGCGCTGGGCACCGAGAACCCGGTGCCCGACGGCGTCCGGCTGGTGCTCGACTTGCCGCCCGGCCCGGCACTGGCGGGCCAGCTGGTGCGCGACTGGGTTCGTCCGACCGCGAACGTGCCCAAGTCATGA
- a CDS encoding Tfp pilus assembly protein FimT/FimU, with translation MPTSAVGNSRCGRYSRNLHSGYGGADGQIGCQRSGLRATGFTLLELIVVIAIIALATAGVGLALRDSGQATLDREAERLAALLESARAQSRSSGTAVRFRPTPNGPEAFVFDGLPPGALPTSWMSTGMHAQPVATDGTAAVALLLGPDPIIAAQQLLLTADGPPARTLRIATDGLRPFSVSAP, from the coding sequence ATGCCGACATCGGCAGTTGGCAATAGCCGCTGCGGCCGCTACAGCCGCAACCTGCACAGCGGCTACGGCGGCGCTGACGGCCAAATCGGCTGCCAGCGATCCGGTCTGCGCGCGACCGGCTTCACCTTGCTCGAACTCATCGTCGTCATCGCGATCATCGCGCTGGCGACAGCCGGTGTCGGTCTGGCGCTTCGCGATTCGGGCCAGGCCACGCTCGACCGCGAAGCCGAACGGCTTGCGGCCTTGCTCGAATCGGCGCGCGCGCAGTCACGTTCCAGTGGCACCGCAGTGCGCTTCCGACCGACGCCCAATGGCCCGGAAGCATTCGTGTTCGACGGGTTGCCGCCGGGCGCCTTGCCGACCAGCTGGATGAGCACCGGCATGCACGCGCAACCGGTCGCGACCGATGGCACCGCCGCGGTCGCCTTGCTGCTGGGGCCTGATCCGATCATTGCGGCGCAACAGCTTTTGTTGACGGCCGATGGTCCACCGGCGCGCACGCTGCGCATCGCGACCGACGGGCTACGCCCTTTCTCGGTGAGCGCGCCATGA
- the gspM gene encoding type II secretion system protein GspM yields the protein MTWFDSLNERWQAWWPDLPPREQRLVIIAATVVALALLWWVALAPALRTLASAPAEHAQLDAQLQQMTTLQTQARALQSQPRSNRDDALRALETSVRQSLGANAQLQTAGANEGVTVQVRAAPAEGLAQWFGQARSNARAVPREAHLTRAPGGGGATPGAFGQTGSPNAAASAAAAAEAARVRWDGTLVMSLPAR from the coding sequence ATGACGTGGTTCGATTCCCTCAACGAACGCTGGCAAGCCTGGTGGCCAGACCTTCCGCCGCGCGAGCAACGGCTGGTGATCATCGCGGCGACGGTCGTCGCGCTGGCGCTGCTTTGGTGGGTGGCGCTGGCGCCGGCACTGCGAACGCTAGCCTCTGCGCCCGCGGAACACGCACAGCTCGACGCTCAACTGCAGCAAATGACGACCTTGCAAACGCAAGCGCGAGCGCTCCAGTCGCAGCCCCGTTCCAACCGGGACGACGCGTTGCGTGCGCTCGAAACTTCGGTCCGCCAAAGCCTCGGTGCCAACGCACAACTGCAGACTGCCGGTGCCAACGAAGGCGTTACCGTGCAGGTCCGCGCTGCGCCCGCCGAAGGTCTGGCGCAATGGTTTGGCCAGGCTCGCAGCAACGCACGCGCCGTGCCGCGAGAAGCGCATCTGACACGCGCACCCGGCGGCGGTGGCGCCACGCCGGGAGCTTTCGGCCAGACCGGATCGCCCAACGCTGCTGCTTCTGCAGCCGCGGCTGCAGAAGCAGCCAGAGTCCGCTGGGACGGCACCCTGGTCATGAGCCTTCCGGCACGCTGA
- the gspN gene encoding type II secretion system protein N codes for MATRPRSILAPETSVIGWRWALLGSVLGIAMALALFAPARWLAASLAQWSNGHLELVNPRGTVWNGTAGVVFSSGGGGAESISLPGTLAWTLRPRWNAIAGALDIPCCAAQSLRFTAAPHANGVQVDWQDGQSRWPAALLSGFGAPWNTLKPEGVLDLTTRAWSMRWDGPRLAMAGRATLAATDISSSLSTLRPMGSYQLLLDGGPAPTLLLTTREGSLQLSGSGRWNGKAFRFDGEASAAAGREDALSNLLNIIGRRSGARSLITLG; via the coding sequence ATGGCCACCCGCCCCCGCTCCATCCTCGCGCCAGAGACCTCCGTCATCGGATGGCGCTGGGCGCTTCTGGGTTCGGTGCTGGGCATTGCGATGGCCCTCGCGCTGTTCGCACCGGCCCGCTGGCTGGCCGCCAGCCTGGCGCAGTGGAGCAACGGGCACCTCGAGTTGGTCAACCCACGCGGCACGGTGTGGAACGGCACGGCCGGCGTGGTGTTTTCCAGCGGTGGCGGCGGGGCGGAGTCGATCTCGCTGCCAGGCACGCTGGCGTGGACGCTGCGGCCGCGCTGGAACGCCATCGCCGGTGCGCTCGACATTCCTTGTTGCGCCGCGCAGTCGTTGCGCTTCACTGCCGCGCCGCATGCCAACGGCGTGCAGGTCGACTGGCAAGACGGCCAGTCGCGCTGGCCCGCGGCGCTTCTGAGCGGCTTCGGCGCGCCCTGGAACACGCTCAAGCCCGAAGGCGTGCTCGACCTGACAACCCGCGCCTGGTCGATGCGCTGGGACGGCCCTCGACTCGCGATGGCTGGCCGCGCCACGCTGGCGGCCACCGACATTTCATCCAGCCTCTCGACACTGCGGCCGATGGGCAGCTACCAGTTGCTGCTCGACGGCGGTCCGGCACCGACGTTGCTGCTCACCACGCGTGAAGGCAGTCTGCAATTGAGCGGCAGCGGCCGCTGGAACGGCAAGGCGTTTCGCTTCGACGGCGAGGCCAGTGCCGCCGCCGGCCGCGAAGACGCGCTTTCGAATCTTTTGAACATCATCGGACGGCGCAGCGGCGCGCGTTCGCTCATCACTTTGGGTTGA